One window from the genome of Nitrospirota bacterium encodes:
- a CDS encoding YqgE/AlgH family protein translates to MALCWVLLACCWLGSAGSASAASPAPLGKGVFLVASPALQDPNFLQSVILICEHGPEGTLGVVLNRPTGLLLSEALPQISVLKGTSYVLFAGGPVQPGGILMLFRVTKAPQDSRSVMEGIYLGGDLETLTQVITKPEPTETFRAFAGYAGWAPGQLEAELTGGSWAVVPADSFSIFDKDPANLWADLVEALKTPGPVRAPVIPAPSRAQGITGPHHSRLRPAGEFVVIRN, encoded by the coding sequence GTGGCCCTGTGCTGGGTCCTCCTTGCCTGCTGCTGGCTAGGCTCAGCCGGAAGCGCCTCCGCCGCCTCGCCCGCACCGCTCGGCAAGGGCGTCTTTCTGGTCGCCAGCCCCGCCCTGCAGGATCCGAACTTTCTCCAGTCCGTCATCCTGATCTGCGAGCATGGTCCTGAAGGGACCCTGGGCGTCGTCCTCAACCGTCCCACCGGCCTGCTCCTGTCGGAAGCGTTGCCGCAGATCTCCGTGCTCAAGGGAACCTCCTACGTCCTGTTTGCCGGCGGGCCGGTGCAACCGGGCGGGATCCTGATGCTGTTCCGGGTGACCAAGGCGCCGCAGGACTCGCGCTCGGTGATGGAGGGAATCTATCTCGGGGGCGACCTGGAGACGCTGACGCAGGTGATCACGAAGCCGGAGCCGACGGAGACCTTCCGGGCCTTCGCCGGCTACGCCGGCTGGGCGCCCGGACAGTTGGAAGCGGAGCTGACCGGGGGCTCCTGGGCCGTCGTGCCGGCCGACTCCTTCAGCATTTTCGACAAGGACCCGGCCAACCTCTGGGCGGACTTGGTCGAAGCGCTCAAGACGCCGGGGCCGGTGCGTGCTCCCGTCATTCCTGCTCCCTCACGGGCACAGGGCATCACAGGGCCTCATCATTCACGTCTTCGTCCAGCCGGGGAGTTCGTCGTCATCCGGAATTGA